Sequence from the Deinococcus betulae genome:
CAGGGCCTGCGCCGCGCCCTGGCCAGCGTGACCAGTGTGGCCCGGACCTTTCACCTGACCCACGGCGGCGCCCTGCCGCCCGTCCCGCCGCCGCCCGACTTGACGCCGCTGCGAGGAGCCGGCTTTGACCTGAAGTCGGACGCCGAGTTTCACCTGTTTCTGGCGAACCACACCCAGTTGCGCCGGCGCCTGTACGCCATGACCCATATGGGCCTGTGGTCGTGGGAAGAGGTGGCCGGGACCCACGGTGAGCCTTCTTGATGAATCGCAACGCCTTTCAAGCGGCAGCTGGGTGTGTCGGGGTCTGTGCCGACCGGCGACAGTGTGCAAGACCACGCCCATATCAACCCCAGGAGCGTTTTGCTGCTACAGGAACTGGCCCAGGTTGCTGTCACGTGTGTCAAGTCCGGTTGAATTAATCCGTTTCCGTCAACGAGTCAATTTGCGTTTGCATAAGTTTAAGGTGGCTTTGATTGCTGCTCGCCTCGGTTCGTCTCTCCGGGGCTGTGGAGCCGACTGTCAAGCGGTGGCCAGATTTGCTCAGGGGCTCTGCCGACTCCCTCTATTGGCTCCGGCGGGTGCCGTAGCGGCGCAGCAGTTCTGTCCGGGCGATCATTGCCAGGCGCGGCGTGTGGGCCTTTTCGGGGTCGGAGACGCCGTAGGCGCGGCGCAGGGTGCGCGACCACCAGGTCAGGCGGCGGCGGTGGGCGGGGGGCAGATCCACCACCGTAAAACCGTAGATGCCCAGCACGTCTGCAAAAATGCTGATGCTGAAGACGGCGTCCAGGGTCTGCCAGTCGGGGTCGTCGCGTAGCGCCGCCGCCAGATCATGAATCGAGTGGGTGACGACCCGGCGCCCCGCCACTGGCCGCTCGGCAAGTTCGACCAGGCGGGCGCTGTCCAGATGAAACTCGGCCACGCGCTGACCCCGGCCGAGGGTCAGCCCCGCCGGCTGGTCGGGCGCGGGCAGGGTTATATCGGCCAGGGGATAGGGCGCCGTGCCCACGCGAAAGAGGCTGCTGGCGTGCCCCCCAATGCGGCGGATACGGCCAAGGCGGTCATAGATCACGTCCACGAGTTGCAGCGCGGTGGCGGGAATGTCACGCAGGGTATCGGGGCGCAGGTGGCGCAGCCCGGAGAGGGCCCGGACCTCATACCCGCGCGCTTGCAGGTCTGTCAGGTGGGCAGGCAGAGCGCGGGCCACCTGGGGATCTGTGCCGCTAAGGTGAAGCAGGGCGCCAGGACGCCGACCCTGGGCGAGGTTGCCCTGACCGGCAATGGGGCGCAGGCCGGTTTGCTGCGCCATCAGGGCCACCCAGAGGGCCGGCACCCCTGCCGCCGCACGGAAGGCATGGGGAGGCTGGCCAGTCAGAGCCGTCAGCCCGGCCTGCGCTTGACGCAGCCGGGCCAGAGTCCAGGGTGGGGTCAGGGGCCCGCCGGGTACGAAAGGCCGCAGGTCATGGCCTTCGGCGGCGGCCTGCTGCGCCAGGGCGGGCGCGCGGGCAATAGCCCCGGCCTCAAAGCAGAAGGTGGCCTGGGCCCCGGCGGCCTTCAGGGCGGCCAGCAGGGCTGGCGTGGTC
This genomic interval carries:
- a CDS encoding YkoP family protein, with the translated sequence MGRVAGKLGRWALGLGALLWGAGRLWRWTGVGTLRRARSAQPGLGLVFEGGPDPQTTPALLAALKAAGAQATFCFEAGAIARAPALAQQAAAEGHDLRPFVPGGPLTPPWTLARLRQAQAGLTALTGQPPHAFRAAAGVPALWVALMAQQTGLRPIAGQGNLAQGRRPGALLHLSGTDPQVARALPAHLTDLQARGYEVRALSGLRHLRPDTLRDIPATALQLVDVIYDRLGRIRRIGGHASSLFRVGTAPYPLADITLPAPDQPAGLTLGRGQRVAEFHLDSARLVELAERPVAGRRVVTHSIHDLAAALRDDPDWQTLDAVFSISIFADVLGIYGFTVVDLPPAHRRRLTWWSRTLRRAYGVSDPEKAHTPRLAMIARTELLRRYGTRRSQ